Below is a genomic region from Osmia bicornis bicornis chromosome 3, iOsmBic2.1, whole genome shotgun sequence.
TTCTTCCCATAATTGACATACTTCACCACATGTTGCAAATATAGGTTGTGTACGATGATGAGTAATTCCTGTTATTATAGtctgtaaaatatttctttataacaTTTAACACAGTATGTACAAAAAATTAGTTTTACTATTTAATGCTTAAAATCTTACTTTActaataattgtatttataggttcttcttcttcaccaaATTGTGGCTTTTCTGATTTCCATACTTTAATAGTTTTATCATCAGCAACAGTAATGAACTGTTCTGCATCTACTCCGAATGCAATTCCTCTTACTATACCATCGTGTGCCAAAAAATTACGTACACAATTTTTTTGAGTAAGATTCCATACTCTAACTTCCCCATCAAAAGCTCCACTAATAACTATCGACAATTGTGAAGGATGTTTACACAAGCAAGACACTCCATCTTTATGACCCTCCAAACTTTCAATAAAGGGTTTTGCAAATACTTTTTCCAATTTTACTGCATTCAAGGCTCTAGTATATTCTCTTGCTGCATCAAATGGATGCAATGCAGGATCATAATTTCTAGGTACTGTAAACaattaacattattaattatttttaaaatctataaaaatatttatataaggGCTTTAACAATTAGTTTAAAGTTATACATGTTAAAACGAAACTAACGTTTATGAATATCACGCTTTGTTTCTCTTAGGTACTCATCTGGATTTCTTGTCAAAACTTTCACCTTCATTTTTAAAGTATGTATTGAAATTTAAACTACTATCTAAGTACTGTGTACTATGCGAACGGTGATGTAGTATAGCATGTCGTTAGTGATAGTATGCGGCAACTGAGGTGGcgcttaaatcagtttctgttcggctctaattttcgatgaaacattgactgttttaccgatgcggaattcgaagttcgaCCTCCACACTAGCATCGCCTTATcactaaactactcgccactcgactaaactactagccgtgtctgaaccacaGTCAGTAAGAATCTAAGGCCGGTATTCGGAGTCGCAACTTATTTCTAAGCTGGTCTTAAGCATATGCTTAAGACATCGACTAGATTCACAGTCGCCGAATAAGCAACGTCATAAGCATCAGTTTAAGCATTTGCTTAGGAAAGTAAATGCTTATCGCTGTAGATTCACAGCAAAGTCTTAAGCTCTTATGAATTCATAGTCGAGGCCGGCGGGCGGTCTTAGTTATTTATCCTAATCCTTCCCAGTTATTTATCATCGTATTTCTCTTTATGGACCAAGGCATCTAACCAAGGTATGACTATTCCTAAATCACTGTATACTCATAACCCTTGTATTTCTGCATTCCTCACATCCCGGCTTTCTTTATattcctgcatcctttacatctctgtTTTCCTCACATCcttgcatcctttacatctctgcattcctcACATCCCAGCAGTCCATAAATCCCTGGTACAGCCCTGCATCCATTCCATGCCTGCATCCCTTAGACCTCAGCAACCATAACATACTTGTATTATGCGCCCCAGCAACAAAAAACGAAACTAAATCTAGCATAAATTTCgcgccctctagcggcaaacaTGCGAACTAAAAGGCCGCGTCGAAttagcgccctctggcggcaaaaatgcgaactaaaatgtccacgtcgaatcagcgccctctggtggcgaaaaaaggaactaaatcatgcccaaattttggccctctggcggcaaaaatgcgaactaaaatggccacgtcgaatcagcgccctctggcggcgaaaaaaggaactaaatcatgcccaaattttggccctctggcggcaaaaatgcgaactaaaatggccacgtcgaatcagcgccctctggcggcgaaaaaaggaactaaatcatgccgaaattttggccctctggcggcaaaaatgcgaactaaaatggccacgtcgaatcagcgccctctggcggcgaaaaaaggaactagaTCATACccaaattttggccctctagcggcaaaaatgtgaactaaaattttcgCGCCGGaacagcgccctctggcggtaaaaatgaaaactaaaTTCGGTGCGATTATACTGTCTTGTGCAGAAATATAAGGAATGCAAAGCGGTACTAGGATGTAAGGATTACTGGGATGTAGGTGATGCAGGAATGTAAAGGATGCgaggatgtaagggatgcagggatgtatgacaaagatgtaaaggatgcagaaATGTAAGTGATAAAGGGATGTAAATGATGCTGGGATGTAAGGGGTGCAGCGATATAAAGGGAGCAGTGATACAAAGAAttcagagatgtaagggagtAATTCCCGCCACGCTCatgaaaagaatgaagaaataaGTAACTGCGAAGGAAGATCATTAAAAGGAATAGGGTGATAATAAGTAATTGGGAAGCGCGTGTCTTGGCCCATAaagaaggataaaataattaacaactGTAAAGGGTGGTCTTTGGCCTGTAAAGagagataaaataataaataactgaaaaaagtgaaataaaatcataaatgTTCCTCTTTGATGAGCTCATTTAATaagcaaagaaaataaatgaagtgaattaaataatctccgaaaaataaattaaagataCCTATATGTGTGTTTGACAAGTTGATCAGCACCCCTCGGCTGTCAGTACAAGACTGAGGAGGTCGCACCTCGTTCTAAGTCAACTTTCTCGTATTGAGGAGTAATTACTATGTTTTAATTTAAGTTTAATTTTAGAACGGAAATtgtgtaaattaattaaataaatcaaaatgaaaattgggTAAATTGAATAATAACTCACAAtcagttccttttttcaaatgatttattCACCAAGGCGCATGAAgtgaatacaagtttgtcttacaattattttaataatgtttcGGTCTTGTACTAgttttgattaatttataaaaaatagagTCAAAGGGAGTCGAAATTGTGTCTTTTTAGCAGCCTGAGCGAAGTGCAGCGAGCAAGGGAGTGgtaaaagtgaaatatgtacaGACTGTGTCCGTACATGCAGACCTAACTGTGCCTGGGGGTGTCTGATGCCCCCGGTCATCACCCCTCGAGAACAAAGGGATGTCCAGTCTTTTTGTATCTGCAGTCACTGCATCGGTGGAGAGCTGGTACCCGGGGAAACCCACGAAGAGGGATTGAGAGGGATCGCCTTTTTCCATAGGAATGCCTACTGTGACCTTTTATTGCGGCTGTTTACTATGTATGCGAACATGGGAACGCATATTTAAGTACATACACCTTTTTCAGAATTAGCGTTACAATTTCAAGCAAACTGTTGATACAAAACGTCTCAGTTTTCAACCTGAAAAGTCGAAAAAGTCGGACTCTGctgtaaaaaaaatcaaagttGAGTTTTATCAGTCCCAGCGTTTTACCGCTCTTCAGAAATGATGTCTCTGCCATCGCATCGACCGCTTCAGTTGAGCGTGGTTGAATGTTGAAGTCGCTAAATTGGAAGCAGTTTAGGTTACCATTAATTGTCAAATAAATAAAGACAAACAAtagataatttatattttgtgtTTTTTCTTTGAATGACAATAAAGATCCATCAAAATGCCACGTATTATGATAAAAGGTGGTGTTTGGAGAAACACCGAGGTAAGATTTAAATCCTAACCTGAAGTGTGTATTTTCCTAGATAAagcattttctaaattacattCTTCTTCaggatgaaattttaaaagctGCTGTTATGAAATATGGGAAAAATCAGTGGAGTCGGATAGCATCTCTTTTACACAGAAAATCTGCTAAACAATGTAAGGCACGTTGGTTTGAATGGCTAGATCCAAGCATCAAGAAAACTGAATGGAGCAGAGAAGAAGATGAGAAGCTTCTTCATTTAGCAAAACTAATGCCCACGCAGTGGAGAACAATTGCACCAATTATTGGTCGTACAGCTGCACAATGTTTGGAACGTTATGAATATTTACTGTGAGTTGTAAATGAGTTGATTGGATTAATGTCTTCACAAATATGTTATAtgtcttttatttttatattagtGATCAAGCtcagaagaaggaagaaggagATGATGCTGCGGATGATCCCCGTAAATTAAAACCAGGAGAAATTGATCCTAACCCAGAAACAAAACCTGCAAGACCTGATCCTAAAGATATGGATGAAGATGGTAAGATTTCTATATtataatgtataattttattatatgtaacaacaataaaattagtaatttcCAGAACTGGAAATGCTGTCCGAGGCACGCGCTAGGCTTGCAAATACACAAGGTAAAAAGGCAAAGCGTAAAGCCAGAGAAAAACAATTGGAGGAAGCTCGCAGACTCGCTGCTCTACAAAAACGTAGAGAATTAAGAGCTGCTGGTATCACTGtatcacagaaaaataaacgaaaacgTGGAGTTAATTATAATTCCGAGATTCCTTTCGAGAAACGACCAGCATCTGGATTTTATGATACATCTAATGAACATGTTGATCCTCTTGCTATTGATTTCTCAAAAATGAGACAGCAACATTTAGATGGTGAATTGAGgcaagagaaagaagaaatggaACGTAGAAAAGATAagcaaaaattaaaacaacgaaaagaaaatgatatcCCGATGGGAATGTTAAATAACGAAGAGCcaataaagaaaagaagtaAACTTGTTTTGCCAGAACCTCAGATATCTGATCAAGAATTACAGCAAGTGGTTAAGCTCGGTAGAGCATCAGAGGTATATTGGaactatttattaaaaattatttaatgacTGAATAAGTATTTGAactttataataattttcaataggttGCTCGCGAGGTTGCTACCGAGAGCGGTATTACGTTGTCAGATAGTTTACTTGCCGATTATTCTCTACCGACAAATGCAGCCGTAACTCCTCGCACCCCGGCTGCTGCAGACCGAATTCTCCAAGAAGCTCAAAACGTTATGGCTCTCATTCATGTTGATACTCCATTGAAAGGTTGACGCGTTGTTGGTATACTTTGGTTTGTTAACGACATATACAAAATagtaatttttctttacttttgtATAGGTGGATTAAATACTcctttaaataattctgatttCACTAGTGTCGTGCCTTCAGCAAACGCAGTGGCAACACCAAATACAATTTTAGCCACACCATTTCGCTCTCAACGTAGCGATGGAACGCCCGCTAATTCGTTTAACACACCAGTATCCGCACGTACACAAAACGGAGTTTTAGCAACGACACCGGTTCGCGATAAACTTAGCATTAATCCAGACGAAAACGTAGAAGGATCAGAGACTCCATTAATTCAAAAGCAAGTGAAAGAACAATTACGTGCCGGTTTGAGTTCCCTACCAACACCGCGTAATGATTATGAAATAGTTGTTCCTGAAGGTGAAACAAAAGATGAAACCACTACTTCACCTGCGACGGAAATTGTTGAAGATCAGGCTGATATTGATGCTAGACAGCAGCAAGAATTATTGGAACAAAGTACTTaacacatttttatttatatacagAATAGCTCATTTTATGTGAATCatttataataacattatattttacagagaaaaaagaattagCTCGTAGGTCGCTAGTTATACAACGAGATTTACCACGACCGTTTGAtgtaaatatgaatattttgaGACCATTTATGGATACCCCGTTAACGGATTTACAAAGAGTATGATCATATAATTGATAAGTATACATATagtgtatatttatataactAGCAAATATTTTATCGTAGGCggaagaattaattaaaagagaaatGATCACGATGCTCCAATACGATTCACTGCAAAACC
It encodes:
- the LOC114872002 gene encoding cell division cycle 5-like protein, producing MPRIMIKGGVWRNTEDEILKAAVMKYGKNQWSRIASLLHRKSAKQCKARWFEWLDPSIKKTEWSREEDEKLLHLAKLMPTQWRTIAPIIGRTAAQCLERYEYLLDQAQKKEEGDDAADDPRKLKPGEIDPNPETKPARPDPKDMDEDELEMLSEARARLANTQGKKAKRKAREKQLEEARRLAALQKRRELRAAGITVSQKNKRKRGVNYNSEIPFEKRPASGFYDTSNEHVDPLAIDFSKMRQQHLDGELRQEKEEMERRKDKQKLKQRKENDIPMGMLNNEEPIKKRSKLVLPEPQISDQELQQVVKLGRASEVAREVATESGITLSDSLLADYSLPTNAAVTPRTPAAADRILQEAQNVMALIHVDTPLKGGLNTPLNNSDFTSVVPSANAVATPNTILATPFRSQRSDGTPANSFNTPVSARTQNGVLATTPVRDKLSINPDENVEGSETPLIQKQVKEQLRAGLSSLPTPRNDYEIVVPEGETKDETTTSPATEIVEDQADIDARQQQELLEQKKKELARRSLVIQRDLPRPFDVNMNILRPFMDTPLTDLQRAEELIKREMITMLQYDSLQNPVPQSRKGASSSLAHAQAYLEQHPYVNFEEDELTAAKKLLTDEMSVVKDGMAHGELSLDSYTTVWEECLSQILYLETQKRYTRATLASKKDRVEACERKLEENRMHMTGEAKRAARMEKKLKVLTGGYQTRTQVLTKQLHDLWEQIEQAHLELSTFKFLQTQEEAAVPRRVNALMEDVNRQTERERVLQTRYAQLQDQLQQC